Proteins co-encoded in one Pseudomonas fluorescens genomic window:
- a CDS encoding DUF1654 domain-containing protein, translating into MLTVKYCMHVQLNKDNLVATSSDAPDAYERMGMRVQKIINSPTAQKAKAALIFRLPDEPMDAWERLLEEIDENDNVTLAYRDDGGVQIFWVVPKED; encoded by the coding sequence ATGCTTACAGTTAAATACTGTATGCACGTACAGCTTAATAAGGATAACCTCGTGGCCACTTCCTCTGACGCTCCCGATGCTTACGAACGCATGGGTATGCGCGTTCAAAAGATCATCAACTCCCCCACCGCACAAAAAGCCAAAGCCGCTCTGATCTTCCGCCTCCCGGATGAACCGATGGATGCATGGGAACGCCTGCTGGAAGAGATCGACGAGAACGACAACGTCACCCTCGCTTATCGCGACGATGGTGGCGTGCAGATTTTCTGGGTTGTACCGAAGGAAGATTGA
- a CDS encoding SPOR domain-containing protein: MRKLVCVVAALALAGCGEGKSVETQKSKTVAVTTPATVSGPQWDLEVRGETPQAVSDLSGWLIEHAFIANVIKDPSGKTRILLGPFNSKAEAEAKQADVNAALVKAKKQNIETLVIERSAAQ; the protein is encoded by the coding sequence GTGCGCAAATTGGTCTGTGTGGTCGCAGCACTGGCATTGGCAGGATGTGGTGAAGGCAAGAGCGTGGAAACGCAAAAATCAAAAACGGTAGCGGTGACAACGCCTGCGACAGTATCCGGACCGCAGTGGGATCTGGAGGTGCGCGGCGAAACACCTCAAGCCGTAAGTGATCTGAGCGGCTGGTTGATCGAGCATGCGTTTATCGCCAATGTCATCAAGGATCCCAGCGGAAAGACCCGGATCCTGCTGGGGCCATTCAATTCCAAAGCCGAAGCCGAAGCGAAACAGGCCGATGTGAACGCTGCACTGGTCAAGGCGAAAAAGCAGAACATCGAGACACTTGTGATCGAGCGCAGCGCAGCGCAGTAA
- a CDS encoding ABC transporter permease, giving the protein MKTASSAGKRSGNFYGLGTYLGLAGALLAMVALFSVMSSHFLSYNTFSTLANQIPDLMVLAVGMTFVLIIGGIDLSVGSVLALAASTVSVAILGWGWSVLPSALLGMAVAALAGTVTGSITVAWRIPSFIVSLGVLEMARGLAYQMTGSRTAYIGDSFAWLSNPIAFGISPSFIIALLVIFIAQAVLTRTVFGRYLIGIGTNEEAVRLAGINPKPYKVLVFSLMGLLAGIAALFQISRLEAADPNAGSGLELQVIAAVVIGGTSLMGGRGSVISTFFGVLIISVLAAGLAQIGATEPTKRIITGAVIVIAVVLDTYRSHRANRRG; this is encoded by the coding sequence ATGAAAACTGCATCTTCTGCCGGCAAACGTAGTGGCAACTTCTATGGACTGGGTACCTATCTGGGCCTGGCCGGTGCATTGCTGGCGATGGTCGCGCTGTTCTCGGTCATGAGCAGCCACTTTCTGTCGTACAACACCTTCAGTACTTTGGCCAATCAGATTCCCGACCTGATGGTGTTGGCGGTGGGCATGACCTTTGTCCTGATCATCGGTGGCATCGATCTTTCGGTGGGTTCTGTACTGGCGCTTGCGGCCTCCACCGTCAGCGTGGCAATCCTTGGCTGGGGCTGGAGTGTTTTGCCATCTGCACTGCTCGGCATGGCAGTGGCGGCTTTGGCAGGGACGGTTACCGGTTCGATCACGGTTGCCTGGAGAATTCCGTCATTTATCGTCTCGCTCGGCGTGCTCGAGATGGCCCGGGGGCTGGCCTATCAGATGACCGGTTCCCGCACGGCCTACATCGGCGATTCCTTCGCCTGGTTGTCGAACCCTATCGCTTTCGGTATCTCGCCCTCGTTCATCATTGCCTTGCTGGTGATTTTCATCGCTCAGGCAGTGTTGACCCGAACCGTGTTCGGTCGTTACCTGATCGGCATCGGTACCAATGAGGAAGCGGTGCGACTCGCGGGCATCAATCCCAAGCCCTACAAGGTCCTGGTGTTCAGTCTGATGGGTTTGCTGGCCGGCATCGCCGCGCTGTTCCAGATTTCCCGTCTGGAAGCGGCCGATCCAAACGCCGGTTCAGGCCTTGAGCTGCAGGTGATCGCTGCCGTGGTGATCGGTGGTACCAGCCTGATGGGCGGCCGGGGTTCGGTCATCAGCACTTTCTTCGGCGTGTTGATCATTTCGGTGCTGGCAGCCGGCCTTGCGCAGATTGGTGCAACGGAACCGACCAAGCGCATCATCACCGGCGCGGTAATCGTTATCGCTGTGGTGCTCGATACGTATCGCAGCCACCGCGCAAACCGGCGGGGCTGA
- a CDS encoding sugar ABC transporter substrate-binding protein — translation MKLPFAGRLLAVAVLAAASAALPVSSAFAESPEKPKVALVMKSLANEFFLTMEDGAKAYQKEHSADFDLISNGIKDETDTAGQTRIVEQMILAKVNALVIAPSDSKAMVPVIKKAVDAGITVINIDNQLDPAVIKSKNISVPFVGPDNRKGARLVGEYLAKQLKAGDEVGIIEGVSTTTNAQQRTAGFKDAMEAAQIKVVSLQSGDWEIDKGNKVAASILSEYPDVKALLAGNDSMAVGAVSAVRAAGKAGQVQVVGYDNINAIKPMLKDGRVLATADQFAAKQAVFGIETALKILKGEKVDSGANGVIETPVELVTK, via the coding sequence ATGAAGCTGCCATTCGCTGGACGTCTTCTCGCTGTCGCCGTGCTGGCTGCCGCATCCGCTGCACTGCCTGTCTCTTCGGCATTCGCCGAATCTCCGGAAAAACCCAAGGTCGCACTGGTCATGAAGTCTTTGGCCAACGAATTCTTCCTGACCATGGAAGACGGCGCCAAGGCTTACCAGAAAGAACACTCCGCCGATTTCGACCTGATCTCCAACGGGATCAAGGACGAAACCGATACCGCCGGCCAGACCCGTATCGTCGAGCAGATGATTCTGGCGAAGGTCAATGCGCTGGTCATTGCGCCGTCCGACTCCAAGGCCATGGTGCCGGTGATCAAGAAGGCCGTCGATGCCGGCATCACTGTGATCAACATCGACAATCAGCTTGATCCGGCCGTCATCAAGAGCAAGAACATCAGCGTACCGTTCGTGGGGCCGGACAACCGCAAGGGCGCTCGTCTGGTAGGCGAGTACCTTGCCAAGCAACTGAAGGCCGGTGACGAAGTCGGCATCATCGAGGGCGTTTCCACGACGACTAACGCCCAGCAGCGCACCGCTGGCTTCAAGGATGCGATGGAGGCCGCACAGATCAAGGTGGTTTCCCTGCAGTCCGGTGATTGGGAAATCGACAAGGGCAACAAGGTCGCCGCGTCGATCCTCAGCGAATATCCGGACGTCAAGGCGCTGCTGGCCGGTAACGACAGCATGGCTGTAGGCGCTGTTTCCGCTGTGCGTGCTGCGGGCAAGGCCGGGCAGGTGCAAGTGGTCGGCTACGACAACATCAATGCGATCAAGCCAATGCTCAAGGACGGTCGCGTTCTGGCGACCGCCGACCAGTTCGCTGCCAAACAGGCCGTATTCGGTATCGAGACTGCGTTGAAGATTCTCAAGGGCGAGAAAGTCGACAGCGGTGCCAATGGTGTGATCGAAACGCCGGTCGAACTGGTTACCAAGTAG
- a CDS encoding sugar ABC transporter ATP-binding protein gives MSVSAPNAVLSVSGIGKTYAQPVLTGIDLTLMRGEVLALTGENGAGKSTLSKIIGGLVTPTAGQMQFQGKEYRPGSRTQAEELGVRMVMQELNLLPTLSVAENLFLDNLPSNGGWISRKQLRNAAIEAMAQVGLDAIDPDTLVGELGIGHQQMVEIARNLIGDCHVLILDEPTAMLTAREVEMLFEQITRLQARGVAIIYISHRLEELARVAQRIAVLRDGNLVCVEPMANYNSEQLVTLMVGRELGEHMDMGPRNIGAPALTVKGLTRSDKVRDVSFEVRAGEIFGISGLIGAGRTELLRLIFGADLADSGSVALGSPAQVVSIRSPVDAVRNGIALITEDRKGEGLLLSQSISANIALGNMPEISSGGFVNNGDEISLAKRQIDAMRIRSSSPTQLVSELSGGNQQKVVIGRWLERDCSVLLFDEPTRGIDVGAKFDIYNLLGELTRQGKALVVVSSDLRELMLICDRIGVLSAGRLIDTFERDSWTQDDLLAAAFAGYQKRDALLNEAAPRDLP, from the coding sequence ATGTCAGTTTCCGCCCCGAACGCTGTCCTCTCGGTCAGCGGTATCGGCAAGACCTATGCGCAACCGGTACTCACCGGTATCGACCTGACGCTGATGCGCGGTGAAGTGCTGGCGCTGACCGGCGAGAACGGTGCCGGTAAAAGTACCCTGTCGAAGATCATTGGTGGCCTGGTTACACCGACCGCCGGGCAGATGCAGTTCCAGGGCAAGGAGTATCGCCCCGGCAGTCGTACCCAGGCAGAAGAGCTTGGCGTTCGTATGGTCATGCAAGAACTCAATCTGCTGCCGACCTTGTCGGTGGCGGAGAACCTGTTTCTCGACAACTTGCCAAGCAACGGCGGCTGGATCAGTCGCAAGCAACTGCGTAACGCTGCCATCGAGGCCATGGCTCAAGTCGGTCTGGATGCCATCGATCCGGACACCCTGGTCGGCGAGCTGGGCATCGGTCACCAGCAAATGGTCGAAATCGCGCGTAACCTGATCGGCGATTGCCATGTGTTGATCCTCGACGAGCCGACCGCGATGCTCACCGCTCGCGAAGTCGAAATGCTCTTTGAGCAGATCACTCGGCTGCAGGCGCGCGGCGTTGCGATCATCTATATCTCTCATCGTCTCGAAGAGCTGGCCCGAGTCGCACAACGCATTGCCGTGTTGCGTGACGGTAATCTGGTGTGTGTCGAGCCGATGGCCAACTACAACAGCGAGCAACTGGTCACGCTGATGGTCGGTCGCGAGCTGGGCGAACACATGGACATGGGCCCGCGCAATATCGGTGCCCCTGCGCTGACGGTCAAAGGCCTCACTCGTTCCGACAAGGTCCGTGACGTGTCCTTCGAAGTGCGTGCCGGTGAGATTTTTGGCATTTCCGGTTTGATCGGGGCAGGGCGCACGGAACTGCTGCGCCTGATTTTCGGCGCCGATCTCGCCGACAGCGGCAGCGTTGCTCTCGGCTCGCCGGCGCAGGTGGTGAGTATTCGCTCGCCGGTCGACGCGGTGCGCAACGGTATCGCCCTGATCACGGAAGATCGAAAAGGTGAAGGCCTGCTGCTGAGTCAGTCGATCAGCGCCAATATTGCTCTGGGCAATATGCCGGAGATTTCCAGCGGTGGTTTCGTCAACAATGGCGATGAGATCTCTCTGGCCAAGCGGCAGATCGATGCCATGCGAATCCGCAGTTCCAGCCCGACTCAACTCGTATCCGAATTGTCCGGCGGCAACCAGCAAAAAGTCGTGATCGGCCGCTGGCTGGAGCGCGACTGTTCGGTGTTGCTGTTCGATGAGCCAACTCGCGGTATCGATGTCGGTGCCAAGTTTGACATTTATAACCTGCTCGGCGAACTGACCCGGCAGGGCAAGGCGCTGGTGGTGGTGTCCAGCGACCTGCGTGAGTTGATGTTGATTTGCGACCGTATCGGTGTGCTGTCGGCGGGGCGCCTGATCGATACCTTCGAGCGTGACAGCTGGACCCAGGATGACTTGCTTGCCGCGGCGTTCGCCGGCTACCAAAAACGTGATGCGTTGCTCAACGAAGCAGCGCCTAGGGATCTCCCATGA
- a CDS encoding asparaginase, producing the protein MKSAFNTLVPGALALLLLLPSALQAKEVETQTKLANVVVLATGGTIAGAGASAANSATYQAAKVGIEQLIAGIPELSKLANVRGEQVMQIASESITNENLLQLGRRVSELADSKDVDGIVITHGTDTLEETAYFLNLVEKTDKPIIVVGSMRPGTAMSADGMLNLYNAVAVASSKEAHGKGVLVTMNDEIQSGRDVSKMINIKTEAFKSPWGPLGMVVEGKSYWFRLPAKRHTMDSEFDIKNIKSLPDVEIAYSYGNVGDTAYKALAQSGAKAIIHAGTGNGSVSSRVVPALQALRKDGVQIIRSSHVNAGGFVLRNAEQPDDKYDWVVAHDLNPQKARILAMVALTKTNDSKELQRMFWEY; encoded by the coding sequence ATGAAATCTGCTTTCAACACATTGGTTCCGGGCGCTTTGGCCCTGTTGCTGCTCCTGCCCTCCGCCCTTCAGGCAAAAGAAGTCGAAACCCAGACCAAACTGGCCAACGTGGTGGTTCTCGCTACAGGCGGCACCATTGCCGGCGCCGGCGCCAGTGCGGCCAACAGCGCTACCTATCAGGCAGCCAAGGTGGGTATCGAACAATTGATCGCCGGCATCCCCGAGCTGAGCAAACTGGCGAATGTGCGTGGCGAGCAAGTCATGCAGATCGCCTCGGAAAGCATCACCAATGAAAACCTGCTGCAACTGGGTCGCCGCGTATCCGAGCTGGCCGACAGCAAAGACGTCGATGGCATCGTCATCACCCACGGCACCGACACCCTGGAAGAAACCGCCTACTTCCTGAACCTGGTAGAGAAAACCGACAAGCCGATCATCGTTGTCGGCTCGATGCGCCCCGGCACCGCCATGTCGGCGGACGGCATGCTCAACCTGTACAACGCCGTCGCCGTCGCCAGCAGCAAGGAAGCCCACGGCAAAGGTGTACTGGTCACCATGAACGATGAAATCCAGTCCGGCCGCGATGTCAGCAAAATGATCAACATCAAGACCGAAGCATTCAAAAGCCCATGGGGCCCGCTGGGCATGGTGGTCGAAGGAAAATCCTACTGGTTCCGCCTGCCAGCCAAGCGCCACACCATGGATTCGGAATTTGATATCAAGAACATCAAGAGCCTGCCTGACGTAGAAATCGCCTACTCCTACGGCAATGTCGGCGATACAGCCTACAAGGCCCTGGCCCAGTCCGGCGCCAAAGCGATCATCCATGCTGGCACCGGCAACGGCTCGGTGTCTTCCCGTGTCGTCCCGGCCCTGCAGGCCCTGCGCAAGGATGGCGTTCAGATCATTCGATCTTCCCACGTCAACGCCGGAGGTTTCGTTCTGCGCAACGCCGAACAGCCTGACGACAAGTACGACTGGGTCGTCGCTCACGACCTGAACCCTCAGAAGGCTCGCATCCTGGCGATGGTCGCCCTGACCAAAACCAACGACAGCAAAGAACTGCAGCGGATGTTCTGGGAGTACTGA
- a CDS encoding siderophore-interacting protein: MASASPYKLFDVVLRHKQQLSPHLMRITLAGSAVSEMATWAPDQRVKLFFPAPDGSLARLSQDEGWYARLRSMLADRRPAMRTYTIRHLRADQGEVDIDFVLHGETGPASRWALRAQPGEPMQILAPDSRYSASEAGGFEWKPPQLLRHLLLVADSTALPAAMGILDELAVLADPPPAQVFLEVDSAADMLAVPDWPGLSVQWLIREQAGTTVAGALMVEAVRKAALPVDTSLVAKAVELADVDVDQEILWEIAEAATEGFYGWIAGESAAVMNLRRYLIKERGIPRESLNLMGYWRYNKPGS, encoded by the coding sequence ATGGCCTCCGCCAGTCCTTACAAGTTGTTCGACGTTGTATTGCGACACAAGCAGCAGCTCAGTCCGCACCTCATGCGGATCACTCTCGCCGGCTCGGCAGTCAGCGAAATGGCTACCTGGGCTCCTGATCAGCGAGTCAAACTGTTCTTCCCGGCGCCGGATGGCTCTCTCGCCAGGCTCTCTCAGGATGAGGGATGGTACGCTCGTTTGCGCTCGATGCTGGCAGACCGACGCCCGGCGATGCGTACCTACACCATCCGCCACTTGCGAGCCGATCAGGGTGAGGTCGACATCGACTTTGTTCTGCATGGCGAAACCGGCCCTGCTTCTCGCTGGGCCTTGCGAGCGCAACCGGGTGAGCCGATGCAGATCCTGGCGCCTGATAGCCGGTACTCGGCGAGCGAGGCGGGTGGTTTTGAATGGAAGCCTCCGCAGTTGCTCAGGCACCTTTTACTGGTTGCCGACTCGACTGCGTTGCCTGCGGCGATGGGGATTCTCGATGAATTGGCGGTACTTGCGGATCCACCTCCGGCCCAAGTGTTTCTGGAGGTCGACAGCGCGGCGGACATGCTTGCGGTGCCTGACTGGCCAGGTCTGTCGGTGCAGTGGCTGATTCGCGAGCAGGCCGGCACCACAGTGGCCGGGGCGCTGATGGTAGAGGCGGTGCGAAAGGCTGCATTGCCCGTCGACACATCACTCGTCGCCAAGGCGGTGGAGTTGGCCGACGTTGATGTCGATCAGGAGATCCTCTGGGAAATCGCTGAAGCCGCCACGGAAGGATTCTATGGCTGGATCGCCGGTGAATCGGCTGCAGTCATGAATTTGCGCAGATACCTGATCAAGGAGCGCGGTATTCCTCGTGAATCACTCAATCTGATGGGTTACTGGCGTTACAACAAGCCCGGCAGCTGA
- a CDS encoding endonuclease, which yields MIVRLLAVLLLFISLGAQAGAPRTFTEAKKVAWKLYAPQSTEFYCGCKYTGNKVDLAACGYVPRKNAKRASRIEWEHIVPAWEFGHQRQCWQEGGRKNCTRYDPGYQKAEADLHNLVPSIGEVNGDRSNFSYGWLPVEKGQYGSCLTQVDFKAKKVMPRPSIRGMIARTYFYMSKQYGLRLSKQDRQLYEAWDKTYPVQDWERQRNQSVACVMGRGNEFVGPVNLKACG from the coding sequence ATGATTGTCCGTTTGCTTGCTGTGCTTTTGCTGTTCATCTCACTTGGCGCCCAGGCCGGCGCACCCCGCACGTTTACCGAAGCCAAGAAGGTCGCCTGGAAGTTGTACGCCCCACAATCCACCGAGTTCTATTGCGGCTGCAAATACACGGGCAATAAGGTCGACCTGGCGGCTTGCGGTTACGTTCCGCGCAAAAATGCCAAGCGTGCCTCCCGGATTGAATGGGAACACATCGTCCCGGCCTGGGAGTTCGGCCATCAGCGCCAATGCTGGCAGGAAGGCGGACGCAAGAATTGCACACGCTACGACCCTGGCTACCAGAAAGCCGAAGCCGACCTGCACAACCTGGTACCGAGCATTGGCGAGGTCAATGGTGATCGCAGCAACTTCAGCTACGGCTGGCTACCGGTCGAAAAAGGTCAATATGGCTCATGCCTGACCCAAGTCGATTTCAAGGCGAAAAAGGTCATGCCCCGTCCTTCGATTCGCGGCATGATCGCCCGCACTTACTTCTATATGAGCAAGCAATATGGCTTGCGACTGTCGAAGCAGGATCGGCAGTTGTATGAAGCCTGGGACAAGACGTACCCAGTGCAGGATTGGGAACGCCAGCGCAATCAGAGCGTGGCGTGCGTGATGGGACGCGGCAACGAGTTCGTCGGACCGGTCAACCTGAAAGCCTGCGGCTGA